A single Populus alba chromosome 7, ASM523922v2, whole genome shotgun sequence DNA region contains:
- the LOC118029105 gene encoding MLO-like protein 1, with translation MAEGGTTLEYTPTWVVAAVCSVIVLISLLVERFLHLLGKLLKRKHQKPLFEALQKIKEELMLLGFISLLLTVFQSRINTICISEDLSKKMLPCKKETKGTTAHFQAFFSFFPGGTSRRLLAEASPANSCPEGKVPVLSTTALHHLHIFIFVLACVHVVFCALTILFGSAKIRQWKRWEDSISNKEQDPEQAQDPKLTNVQDHDFIRTHYLGFGKNSYFLGWLQSFFKQFYASVTRSDYITLRLGFIMTHCRGNLKFNFHKYMMRALEADFKKVVGISWYLWLFVVLFLLLNVAGWHAYFWIAFIPFILLLAVGTKLEHVISQLAHEVAEKHVAVQGDLVVHPSDDHFWFNKPKIVLILIHIILFQNSFEMAFFFWIWLQYGFDSCIMGQVSYIIPRLVIGAFIQLLCSYSTLPLYAIVTQMGSSFKKAIFDEHVQEGLVGWAKQAKKKTVLRKAANESTHNQVVHREESPLIQMAKAGSKKTAMEENK, from the exons ATGGCAGAAGGAGGGACAACCTTAGAGTACACTCCCACATGGGTTGTGGCAGCGGTTTGCTCTGTTATTGTTCTCATTTCTCTTCTTGTTGAAAGATTTCTTCACCTCCTTGGCAAG TTATTGAAGAGAAAACACCAGAAACCGCTCTTTGAAGCCTTACAGAAAATCAAAGAAG AGTTGATGCTTTTGGGGTTTATATCACTGCTACTGACAGTGTTCCAAAGCAGAATTAACACTATCTGCATTTCTGAGGATTTGTCTAAGAAAATGCTGCCCTGCAAGAAAGAAACTAAAGGAACTACTGCCCACTTCCAggctttcttttccttcttccctgGTGGGACTTCCCGTCGCCTTTTAGCCGAGGCCTCCCCCGCTAATTCTTGTCCCGAG GGAAAGGTTCCTGTGTTATCTACAACTGCACTGCATCATCTTCATATATTTATCTTCGTGCTTGCTTGTGTGCATGTGGTTTTCTGTGCTCTAACCATTCTTTTCGGAAGTGCTAAG ATAAGGCAGTGGAAACGTTGGGAGGATTCTATCTCGAACAAGGAACAAGATCCAGAACAAG CTCAAGATCCAAAGCTTACGAATGTTCAAGACCATGATTTTATCAGGACACACTATCTGGGTTTTGGAAAGAATTCTTACTTTCTGGGTTGGCTG CAATCGTTTTTCAAGCAGTTCTATGCATCGGTAACAAGATCTGATTATATCACATTGCGACTTGGCTTCATTATG ACTCATTGCAGGGGAAAcctaaagtttaattttcacaAATACATGATGCGAGCCCTTGAAGCTGACTTTAAGAAAGTTGTTGGAATAAG TTGGTATCTTTGGTTATTTGTGGTTCTTTTCTTGTTGCTGAATGTTGCTG GCTGGCATGCATATTTCTGGATTGCATTCATACCCTTCATT CTTCTACTAGCCGTGGGAACTAAGTTGGAGCATGTAATCTCTCAGTTGGCCCATGAGGTCGCCGAGAAACATGTAGCAGTCCAAGGGGATTTGGTTGTTCATCCTTCAGATGATCACTTCTGGTTCAACAAGCCTAAAATCGTTCTTATTTTGATCCACATCATCTTATTCCAAAACTCTTTCGAAATGGCATTTTTCTTCTGGATATGG CTACAATATGGTTTCGACTCCTGCATAATGGGACAAGTTAGTTATATTATTCCAAGACTCGTTATAGG GGCATTCATTCAGTTGCTCTGCAGTTACAGTACCCTACCACTCTATGCAATTGTGACACAG ATGGGAAGTTCATTTAAGAAAGCAATATTTGATGAACACGTTCAAGAAGGGCTTGTGGGTTGGGCTAAGCAAGCAAAGAAGAAGACAGTGTTGAGAAAGGCTGCAAATGAATCTACCCATAACCAAGTAGTTCACAGAGAGGAGTCTCCTCTGATTCAGATGGCAAAGGCTGGATCAAAGAAGACTGCAATGGAAGAGAACAAATAA
- the LOC118029106 gene encoding putative pentatricopeptide repeat-containing protein At3g25970, with product MRPLNSVVESSRHALYNVFLTHCQAFKSGIISHIYVANNILFRYSKCYSGDLNLACKLFDEMPHKDTVTWNTMITGYVESGNLGAAWEFLKSMKRRGFQADGYTFGSILKGVAHACRHDLGQQVHSLIVKIGYEQSVYAGSALLDMYAKCERVEDAYDVFQGMPVRNFVSWNALIDGFAQVGDRDTAFWLLDCMQKEGVRVEDGTFAPLLTLLDGDKFYKLTMQLHCKIIKHGLEFYNALCNATLTAYSECGLLEDAKRVFDGAVVTRDLVTWNSMLVAYLVHDKDEDAFNLFLEMQGFGFEPDIYTYTCVISACFAAAHKKYGKSFHALVIKRGLEESVTVCNALITMYLKLNNKSMEAALNLFHSMKSKDRVSWNSILTGFSQMGFSEDALKLFGHMRSSLEEIDDYAYSAVLRSCSDLAILQLGQQIHLLTVKTGFDSNDFVASSLIFMYSKCGIIEDAWKCFEDTTKESSITWNSIMFAYAQHGQGDVALDLFSIMREREVKLDHVTFVAVLTACSHIGLVEQGRCFLKSMASDYGIPPRMEHYACAVDLFGRAGYLEEAKALIDSMPFQPNAMVLKTLLGACRACGNIELAAQVASQLLEVEPEEHCTYVILSNMYGHLKRWDDKASVTRLMRERKVKKVPGWSWIEVKNKVHAFKAEDRSHPYSEDVYQILGELMEEMKRLHYLASSDSLMHDVNHIYLRSDLSY from the coding sequence atgAGGCCGTTGAATTCAGTGGTTGAGAGCTCAAGACATGCTTTGTACAACGTTTTCTTAACCCATTGCCAGGCCTTCAAATCAGGTATTATTTCCCATATTTACGTTGCCAACAACATCCTCTTTCGCTATTCAAAATGCTACTCTGGAGACTTAAATCTTGCTTGCAAACTGTTCGACGAAATGCCCCACAAAGACACCGTTACCTGGAACACCATGATCACTGGCTATGTAGAGTCTGGGAACTTGGGTGCTGCTTGGGAGTTTCTAAAATCCATGAAAAGACGTGGCTTTCAAGCTGATGGTTATACCTTTGGAAGTATACTTAAAGGGGTAGCTCACGCCTGTCGACATGATCTTGGGCAACAAGTGCATTCATTGATTGTTAAGATTGGTTACGAGCAGAGTGTTTATGCGGGTAGCGCTTTATTGGACATGTATGCCAAGTGTGAGAGAGTTGAAGATGCGTATGATGTGTTTCAAGGCATGCCAGTGCGTAATTTTGTCTCGTGGAATGCACTCATCGATGGCTTTGCGCAAGTCGGAGACCGCGACACTGCATTTTGGCTATTAGATTGTATGCAGAAGGAAGGTGTTAGGGTTGAAGATGGCACATTTGCTCCGCTTTTGACATTGCTTGATGGTGACAAGTTCTATAAGTTGACGATGCAGCTTCACTGTAAGATTATTAAACATGGCCTTGAGTTCTACAATGCTTTATGTAATGCTACACTCACTGCATATTCAGAATGTGGTTTGTTAGAAGATGCTAAAAGGGTGTTTGATGGTGCTGTTGTTACCCGAGATTTGGTTACCTGGAATTCCATGCTAGTAGCTTACCTAGTTCATGATAAAGATGAGGATGCATTTAATCTTTTCTTGGAGATGCAAGGGTTTGGCTTCGAGCCCGACATCTATACCTATACTTGTGTCATAAGTGCTTGTTTTGCAGCAGCGCATAAAAAATATGGGAAATCCTTCCACGCATTGGTGATAAAGAGGGGACTGGAAGAATCAGTGACTGTCTGCAATGCATTAATAACTATGTATctcaaattgaataataaatccaTGGAAGCTGCGTTAAACTTGTTCCATTCCATGAAGTCTAAGGACCGAGTCTCTTGGAATTCCATTTTAACCGGGTTTTCACAAATGGGGTTTAGTGAAGATGCTTTGAAACTCTTTGGGCATATGAGATCTTCACTGGAGGAAATTGATGACTATGCCTATTCGGCTGTCCTTAGATCTTGCTCAGATTTAGCAATCCTCCAATTAGGCCAACAGATTCATCTCCTGACTGTTAAGACAGGTTTTGACTCAAATGATTTTGTAGCCAGttcattgatttttatgtaCTCCAAGTGTGGAATTATTGAAGATGCTTGGAAATGTTTTGAAGATACCACAAAAGAAAGCTCAATTACTTGGAATTCAATTATGTTTGCATATGCACAACATGGGCAGGGTGATGTTGCACTGGACCTCTTCTCcataatgagagagagagaggtgaagCTGGATCATGTAACCTTTGTTGCAGTTCTGACCGCATGTAGCCACATTGGACTGGTTGAACAAGGTCGCTGTTTTCTAAAATCCATGGCATCTGACTACGGGATTCCTCCTCGGATGGAGCATTATGCTTGTGCGGTTGATTTATTTGGTCGTGCTGGATATCTGGAGGAGGCAAAAGCCTTGATTGATTCAATGCCATTTCAACCCAATGCAATGGTGCTGAAAACTCTATTGGGTGCTTGTAGGGCTTGTGGTAACATTGAGTTAGCTGCTCAGGTAGCAAGCCAGCTGCTAGAAGTAGAGCCTGAAGAGCACTGCACGTACGTTATCCTCTCAAACATGTATGGGCATCTTAAGAGGTGGGATGACAAAGCCTCTGTGACAAGACTGATGAGGGAGAGGAAGGTGAAGAAGGTCCCTGGTTGGAGTTGGATAGAGGTGAAGAATAAGGTACATGCATTCAAGGCTGAAGATCGATCCCACCCCTATTCCGAAGATGTGTATCAGATATTGGGAGAATTAATGGAAGAAATGAAGAGGCTACATTATCTTGCTAGCTCTGATTCTTTGATGCATGATGTCAATCATATATACCTGCGCAGTGATTTAAGTTACTGA
- the LOC118029107 gene encoding guanosine nucleotide diphosphate dissociation inhibitor 1: MDEEYDVIVLGTGLKECILSGLLSVDGLKVLHMDRNDYYGGESASLNLIQLWKRFRGNDKPPAHLGSSRDYSVDMIPKFMMANGNLVRVLIHTDVTKYLYFKAVDGSYVLNKGKVHKVPATDMEALKSPLMGIFEKRRFRKLFIYVHNYEESDPKTHEGMDLTRVTTRELIAKFGLDDNTIDFIGHAVALHRDDRYLNEPALDTVMRMKLYADSFARFQGGSPYIYPLYGLGELPQAFARLSAVYGGTYMLNKPECKVEFDEEGKVAGVTSEGETAKCKKVVCDPSYLHNKVRKAGKVARAIAIMSHPIPSTDESHSVQVILPQKQLGRRSDMYLFCCSYTHNVAPKGKFIAFVSTEAETDHPEVELKPGIDLLGPVDEIFFDIYDRYEPVNEPSLDNCFISTSYDATTHFESTVTDVLNMYTMITGKVLDLSVDLSAASAAEE, from the exons ATGGATGAAGAGTATGATGTGATAGTATTGGGTACTGGTCTCAAGGAATGCATCCTCAGTGGTCTTCTCTCCGTTGATGGCCTCAag GTCCTGCATATGGATAGGAATGACTACTATGGAGGAGAATCTGCTTCCCTTAACCTCATTCAG cTCTGGAAGAGGTTCAGGGGAAACGATAAGCCTCCAGCACATCTGGGCTCAAGTAGGGATTATAGTGTTGACATGATTCCTAAG TTTATGATGGCAAATGGCAATCTTGTACGTGTCCTCATTCACACAGATGTTACCAAATATCTGTACTTCAAAGCAGTGGATGGCAGCTATGTCCTCAACAAGGGAAAG GTTCACAAGGTGCCAGCAACTGACATGGAGGCGCTCAAATCTCCTCTGATGGGTATTTTTGAAAAGCGCCGTTTTCGTAAGCTTTTCATATATGTCCATAACTATGAAGAAAGTGATCCTAAAACACATGAAGGAATGGACTTGACGAGAGTGACTACCAGAGAACTGATTGC AAAATTTGGTCTTGATGACAATACCATAGACTTCATCGGTCATGCAGTGGCACTACATAGAGATGATCGCTACCTCAATGAACCTGCACTTGATACTGTTATGAGGATGAAG CTATATGCGGATTCTTTTGCTCGTTTTCAAGGAGGATCACCATATATTTACCCTCTGTATGGTTTGGGAGAGCTCCCACAG GCATTTGCACGGCTTAGTGCTGTTTATGGAGGCACATACATGTTAAATAAACCTGAGTGCAAG GTAGAATTTGATGAGGAAGGCAAAGTTGCTGGTGTCACATCAGAAGGGGAAACTGCCAAGTGCAAGAAAGTTGTTTGTGATCCTTCCTACTTACACAACAAG GTTAGGAAGGCTGGTAAGGTTGCAAGGGCAATTGCCATCATGAGCCACCCAATACCAAGCACCGATGAATCTCATTCAGTGCAGGTTATCCTGCCACAGAAGCAGTTGGGTCGCAGATCAGACAT GTACCTTTTCTGTTGTTCTTATACTCACAATGTTGCTCCAAAGGGCAAATTCATTGCATTTGTATCAACGGAGGCAGAGACTGATCATCCTGAGGTTGAATTGAAGCCTGGAATTGACCTCCTAGGTCCTGTTGATGAGATATTCTTTGATATTTATGACAGATACGAACCAGTTAATGAACCTTCATTGGACAACTGCTTTATTTCAACA AGTTATGATGCCACAACACACTTTGAGTCAACTGTCACCGATGTTTTGAACATGTATACCATGATAACTGGAAAG GTTCTTGACCTAAGTGTGGATTTAAGTGCTGCCAGTGCTGCGGAGGAATGA